GTATCACCCCTTCGGGCAACCGATAGTCATCGCAGCGAGATGGTGAGTCAATTGTTGCTGGGTGAATGTGGTGAGGTGCTGGAAGAGCGCAAAGACTTTATCAAACTCAAGACTTTGTATGATGATTATGAGGGATGGTGCCAGCGCAGCCAGCTGGAGCTGATGGCAACAGTGCCTGGTGATCAGCAGAGCCAGGTGCTGGTGGGGGATTACACAGATCGTGTACTCATCAACGGTATGGAGGCCCATGTGCCGATGGGCGCTGTGGTGATTGCGCCTGCAGGCGAGGAATTGCAGTTGGGGCATTATAAAATTCGTTATCAGCTGGCCAGTCCATGGCATGCAGGAACTGCCGTTGTATCCGCTGAGGCAATCACGGCCAGGGCTATGCGCTATCTGAATACAGCTTATCTCTGGGGCGGTCGCTCCATATTCGGCATCGATTGCAGCGGGTTCAGCCAATCGGTTTTCCGTTTCTTCAATTATAAATTACTGCGGGATGCTTACCTGCAGGCAACGCAGGGAGACCCGATCGGTTTTCTGCAGGAAGCGCGCTGCGGCGACCTCGCATTTTTTGATAACGATGAAGGAAGGATCACGCATGTAGGCATCATGCTGAACCCGGAGGAGATCATTCATGCTTCAGGAAAAGTGCGGATAGACAAGATCGATAATGCGGGCATCATTCATGCGGAAACTGGCGTACGTACGCATAAGCTGAGGATGCTGCGGAGATATTTCGAAAGGGTTTAGAACAATGCTTTTATCCAGCGGATGATGAGCAGGTCCCATCCGAAAAGTTTGAAGGCGGTGTACAGCATGATCACTCCGAAGATCTTTTTGAGTACATCTTTATCGATCTTCACAGCCATGCTGCTGCCGATGAATCCGCCGATGGCAAAGCCTGCGGCCAGCATCAATACCACTTTGGGTTCGATGGGCGTGCCCATCTTTTTACATTCCGTATAATATTTGGAAAAAGCCAGCGCCGCCACAGGCAGGGTCAGCACACCCAATGAAGTGCCCTGAGCCTGGTGCTGTGAATAATGCATGAAGAATGCCAGCGCCGGTACCATGATAACGCCTCCTCCCACACCTATCAATCCGCTGAGAATACCGGCAGCCAGTCCTATCACCGCCAGGGTGATGATTTCCTGGGTTGCCATATTGCGAGTTTGTAAGTTCAATCAGTGAAAGTTAGCGCATCGTGGTTATTTACGAAAATGTTCTTTGTAAGATTCTACGGCTTCCTGGATCACTTTGAGGGCCGTGGATTTGTCGCCAAATTCTTCCACGATCACTTTTTTGTTTTCCAGCCTTTTATATTCTTCGAAGAAGTGGCGCAGCTCACTGAAGAAGTGAGGAGGCAGTTCTTCCATATTGTTGTAGTGGTTCACGCCCGGATCGTTGGCGGCTACGGCAATGATCTTATCGTCGCCATCTCCGTTATCGATCATCTGCATTACGCCTACTACTTTGGCTTCCATGATACAGAGGGCCTGAACAGGCAGTGAGGTGATCACCAGGATGTCCAGGGGATCCTTATCATCTCCATACGTCTGCGGAATGAATCCGTAGTTGCAGGGATAGTAGAAGGAGGAATAGATCACGCGGTCCAGTTTCAGGAGGCCGCTATCTTTATCGATCTCATATTTGGCTCTGGAGCCCTGTGGGATTTCGATCACAGCATTTACTACACGGGGGGCATTGTCTCCATAAGGAACGCCATGCCATGGATGGGAAACAGTTAACATACTACTTCTTAGGTTATCTTCTTCAGTTTATAAATACGGGCTGCAATGCAGCTTAATTGGCTATTAAAGCTGGCTAAATTTTCATAAGCAATCGCAGGGATGGTGGTGGGCAGTATTACAGCAGGGGCTTAATGTTTGAAGCTGTGCACCTGTTTAAAATCAACGAGCCATTCATCATTTACTTTCACAACAGCGAGTACGGTAGTGTCTTTTTCTTTGAAGCTGTTGGTGTATACATAGTTCACCAGTGAATCGTTCACCGGTTCGATAGTCACGGGCCTGATCTGGGCGTCGCGGTATTGACGGCGGTCTTCACTGCTGAGCTGGTCATAATGTTTTCTCTTCCAGGTATCCAGCAGGTCCAGGTTGGCGGAATCTTTCAGCAGATAGAATTTAGCTTTCTTGAGATCTCCGTCCAGTGAGGCGCGGATGAACTCCCTGCCTGCATCCTGGGCGTCTGTAGCCTTCGTATAGCTGTCCTGTTGATTGCAGCTCCAGCAGATAAGCGCCAGAACGGGTAATAGAAGATATTTCATCATAATGTACAAAAATAACGGTTGTAGGTGAATAGGCGAAAAAGGGGCATAAAAAAGCCCGCGGGCTTTTAGCCGGCGGGCGAATATGGGTAATCCAAAAGGTTAATCGAGGCTCTTGTCGTCCAGTCTGTGACGCTGCTGGCGCCAGTTGGTTGACTGTTCCGGGTTTTGTTCCGCTTCGAGATTGTAGGCCTTGATGATGGCTTTGACGAGGCGGTGACGGACAACGTCTTCCTCATCCAGTTCGATATGTCCGATGCCATCCACATTCTTCAGGATGCGTACTGCCTTTTCGAGGCCGCTTCGCTGGTTCTTGGGAAGGTCAACCTGTGTCATATCACCGGTGATGATGGCTTTTGCATTGGCGCCGATACGGGTGAGGAACATTTTGAGCTGCAGGTCCGTGGCGTTCTGCGCTTCATCAAGGATGATGAAGGCATGGTCCAGCGTACGGCCGCGCATGTAGGCCAGTGGCGCGATCTCGATCACACGTGTGCTCATGTAGTAGCCGAGTTTGTCTGCAGGGATCATATCGTCCAGCGCATCATAAAGAGGGCGCAGGTATGGATCGATCTTCTCTTTCAGGTCGCCGGGCAGGAAGCCGAGGCTTTCACCTGCTTCTACAGCTGGCCTGGTAAGGATGATCTTTTTCACCTGCTTGTTCTTGAGCGCCCTCACTGCCATGGCAACGGCAGTGTAGGTTTTACCGGTACCGGCAGGGCCGATGGCGAAAACGATATCGTTGCGTTCCGCCTGCTGCACCAGTCTTTTCTGATTGGCTGTGCGGGCGCGCACCGTTTTTCCGTTAGGTCCGAAAACGAGGACATCATTCGGATGACGATCAATAAAATGATCCACCGTTTCTGCGTCATCGCCGCCAAGGACCTGTTCAAAATAATTTTCGCTCATGTGGCCATTGCGTTCTAAATACTGAACAATGAGTTCAATCTTTTCTTTCGCACTTCCCACTTGCTCCGGAGAGCCGCTTAGTTTTAAT
This portion of the Pseudobacter ginsenosidimutans genome encodes:
- a CDS encoding C40 family peptidase, with translation MLYAVCTVPVSPLRATDSHRSEMVSQLLLGECGEVLEERKDFIKLKTLYDDYEGWCQRSQLELMATVPGDQQSQVLVGDYTDRVLINGMEAHVPMGAVVIAPAGEELQLGHYKIRYQLASPWHAGTAVVSAEAITARAMRYLNTAYLWGGRSIFGIDCSGFSQSVFRFFNYKLLRDAYLQATQGDPIGFLQEARCGDLAFFDNDEGRITHVGIMLNPEEIIHASGKVRIDKIDNAGIIHAETGVRTHKLRMLRRYFERV
- a CDS encoding sulfite exporter TauE/SafE family protein; the protein is MATQEIITLAVIGLAAGILSGLIGVGGGVIMVPALAFFMHYSQHQAQGTSLGVLTLPVAALAFSKYYTECKKMGTPIEPKVVLMLAAGFAIGGFIGSSMAVKIDKDVLKKIFGVIMLYTAFKLFGWDLLIIRWIKALF
- a CDS encoding inorganic diphosphatase yields the protein MLTVSHPWHGVPYGDNAPRVVNAVIEIPQGSRAKYEIDKDSGLLKLDRVIYSSFYYPCNYGFIPQTYGDDKDPLDILVITSLPVQALCIMEAKVVGVMQMIDNGDGDDKIIAVAANDPGVNHYNNMEELPPHFFSELRHFFEEYKRLENKKVIVEEFGDKSTALKVIQEAVESYKEHFRK
- a CDS encoding PhoH family protein codes for the protein MTDTIINLETVNPIEFFGVNNGKLDILKKKFPLLKILSRGTQLKLSGSPEQVGSAKEKIELIVQYLERNGHMSENYFEQVLGGDDAETVDHFIDRHPNDVLVFGPNGKTVRARTANQKRLVQQAERNDIVFAIGPAGTGKTYTAVAMAVRALKNKQVKKIILTRPAVEAGESLGFLPGDLKEKIDPYLRPLYDALDDMIPADKLGYYMSTRVIEIAPLAYMRGRTLDHAFIILDEAQNATDLQLKMFLTRIGANAKAIITGDMTQVDLPKNQRSGLEKAVRILKNVDGIGHIELDEEDVVRHRLVKAIIKAYNLEAEQNPEQSTNWRQQRHRLDDKSLD